Proteins encoded by one window of Lycium barbarum isolate Lr01 chromosome 11, ASM1917538v2, whole genome shotgun sequence:
- the LOC132616877 gene encoding uncharacterized protein LOC132616877 isoform X3: MQGVMKAHQLARVLRHSSLYSVSRLQSHCIIGANESSCTNNSSLSRGYFTSGTVYGNYMQTECKLQRNVCHCQKCSMMLRASFSTEAAAVESSATELYDKIMKSIVDQRSAPPNAWLWSLIQSCANREDVNLLFNMLQSLRMFRLSNLRIHENFNCALCQEITKACIRVGAIDFGKKVLWKHNVYGLTPNIGSAHCLLLFAKKHNDVKLLVDIMNLVKKNDLILQPGTADIVFSICSQTDNWDLICKYGKRFVKAGVKLRKTSLDTWMEFASKIGDVDALWKIEKIRSETMKEHTLATGISCAKGFLIDHKTEDAAAVIQLLNQTVPDSRRQKFMVELQKLVADWPLEVIKRQKDERRKELAATLQHDIPTMLSALSNMGLKLDVNVDDLTGKEAVLS, translated from the exons CTCTTCTTTATCCCGTGGTTACTTTACCTCTG GTACAGTTTATGGAAATTATATGCAAACAGAATGCAAACTTCAGAGAAATGTATGTCACTGTCAGAAATGCTCTATGATGCTCAGGGCATCATTTTCTACAGAAGCAGCGGCAGTTGAAAGTAGTGCGACAG AGTTGTATGACAAGATAATGAAGTCCATCGTGGATCAAAGAAGTGCTCCGCCGAATGCCTGGTTGTGGTCCCTAATACAAAGTTGTGCAAACCGTGAAGATGTTAATCTTTTATTCAACATGTTGCAGAGTCTTCGGATGTTT AGactttcaaatctccgtatccatGAAAACTTCAACTGCGCTCTCTGCCAGGAAATTACTAAGGCATGTATACGTGTTGGGGCCATTGACTTTG GTAAGAAGGTGTTGTGGAAGCATAATGTATATGGACTAACTCCTAATATTGGATCTGCACACTGTTTACTG TTATTTGCTAAAAAGCATAATGATGTTAAACTCTTGGTAGACATTATGAATCTGGTGAAGAAGAATGACTTGATCCTGCAGCCGGGAACTGCAGATATAGTCTTCAG CATTTGCTCCCAAACTGATAACTGGGACTTGATATGTAAGTATGGTAAAAGGTTTGTCAAGGCAGGAGTGAAGCTACGAAAGACTTCCTTGGATACTTGGATGGAATTTGCCTCAAAAATAG GAGATGTGGATGCTTTGTGGAAAATTGAGAAGATACGATCAGAAACGATGAAGGAACATACTCTCGCAACTGGAATTTCATGTGCTAAG GGTTTCCTAATTGACCACAAAACTGAAGATGCTGCTGCCGTCATTCAATTACTCAATCAG ACGGTACCCGATTCGAGAAGGCAAAAATTCATGGTTGAACTTCAAAAGCTAGTTGCAGACTGGCCTTTGGAGGTGATAAAGCGACAAAAGGATGAGAGGAGGAAG GAGTTGGCTGCAACACTACAGCATGATATTCCTACCATGCTCAGTGCCTTGTCAAATATGGGCTTGAAGTTGGATGTAAATGTGGACGATCTGACAGGAAAAGAAGCCGTCTTATCTTGA
- the LOC132616877 gene encoding uncharacterized protein LOC132616877 isoform X2, giving the protein MQGVMKAHQLARVLRHSSLYSVSRLQSHCIIGANESSCTNNSSLSRGYFTSGTVYGNYMQTECKLQRNVCHCQKCSMMLRASFSTEAAAVESSATECVTELYDKIMKSIVDQRSAPPNAWLWSLIQSCANREDVNLLFNMLQSLRMFRLSNLRIHENFNCALCQEITKACIRVGAIDFGKKVLWKHNVYGLTPNIGSAHCLLLFAKKHNDVKLLVDIMNLVKKNDLILQPGTADIVFSICSQTDNWDLICKYGKRFVKAGVKLRKTSLDTWMEFASKIDVDALWKIEKIRSETMKEHTLATGISCAKGFLIDHKTEDAAAVIQLLNQTVPDSRRQKFMVELQKLVADWPLEVIKRQKDERRKELAATLQHDIPTMLSALSNMGLKLDVNVDDLTGKEAVLS; this is encoded by the exons CTCTTCTTTATCCCGTGGTTACTTTACCTCTG GTACAGTTTATGGAAATTATATGCAAACAGAATGCAAACTTCAGAGAAATGTATGTCACTGTCAGAAATGCTCTATGATGCTCAGGGCATCATTTTCTACAGAAGCAGCGGCAGTTGAAAGTAGTGCGACAG AGTGTGTGACAGAGTTGTATGACAAGATAATGAAGTCCATCGTGGATCAAAGAAGTGCTCCGCCGAATGCCTGGTTGTGGTCCCTAATACAAAGTTGTGCAAACCGTGAAGATGTTAATCTTTTATTCAACATGTTGCAGAGTCTTCGGATGTTT AGactttcaaatctccgtatccatGAAAACTTCAACTGCGCTCTCTGCCAGGAAATTACTAAGGCATGTATACGTGTTGGGGCCATTGACTTTG GTAAGAAGGTGTTGTGGAAGCATAATGTATATGGACTAACTCCTAATATTGGATCTGCACACTGTTTACTG TTATTTGCTAAAAAGCATAATGATGTTAAACTCTTGGTAGACATTATGAATCTGGTGAAGAAGAATGACTTGATCCTGCAGCCGGGAACTGCAGATATAGTCTTCAG CATTTGCTCCCAAACTGATAACTGGGACTTGATATGTAAGTATGGTAAAAGGTTTGTCAAGGCAGGAGTGAAGCTACGAAAGACTTCCTTGGATACTTGGATGGAATTTGCCTCAAAAATAG ATGTGGATGCTTTGTGGAAAATTGAGAAGATACGATCAGAAACGATGAAGGAACATACTCTCGCAACTGGAATTTCATGTGCTAAG GGTTTCCTAATTGACCACAAAACTGAAGATGCTGCTGCCGTCATTCAATTACTCAATCAG ACGGTACCCGATTCGAGAAGGCAAAAATTCATGGTTGAACTTCAAAAGCTAGTTGCAGACTGGCCTTTGGAGGTGATAAAGCGACAAAAGGATGAGAGGAGGAAG GAGTTGGCTGCAACACTACAGCATGATATTCCTACCATGCTCAGTGCCTTGTCAAATATGGGCTTGAAGTTGGATGTAAATGTGGACGATCTGACAGGAAAAGAAGCCGTCTTATCTTGA
- the LOC132616877 gene encoding uncharacterized protein LOC132616877 isoform X1: MQGVMKAHQLARVLRHSSLYSVSRLQSHCIIGANESSCTNNSSLSRGYFTSGTVYGNYMQTECKLQRNVCHCQKCSMMLRASFSTEAAAVESSATECVTELYDKIMKSIVDQRSAPPNAWLWSLIQSCANREDVNLLFNMLQSLRMFRLSNLRIHENFNCALCQEITKACIRVGAIDFGKKVLWKHNVYGLTPNIGSAHCLLLFAKKHNDVKLLVDIMNLVKKNDLILQPGTADIVFSICSQTDNWDLICKYGKRFVKAGVKLRKTSLDTWMEFASKIGDVDALWKIEKIRSETMKEHTLATGISCAKGFLIDHKTEDAAAVIQLLNQTVPDSRRQKFMVELQKLVADWPLEVIKRQKDERRKELAATLQHDIPTMLSALSNMGLKLDVNVDDLTGKEAVLS; encoded by the exons CTCTTCTTTATCCCGTGGTTACTTTACCTCTG GTACAGTTTATGGAAATTATATGCAAACAGAATGCAAACTTCAGAGAAATGTATGTCACTGTCAGAAATGCTCTATGATGCTCAGGGCATCATTTTCTACAGAAGCAGCGGCAGTTGAAAGTAGTGCGACAG AGTGTGTGACAGAGTTGTATGACAAGATAATGAAGTCCATCGTGGATCAAAGAAGTGCTCCGCCGAATGCCTGGTTGTGGTCCCTAATACAAAGTTGTGCAAACCGTGAAGATGTTAATCTTTTATTCAACATGTTGCAGAGTCTTCGGATGTTT AGactttcaaatctccgtatccatGAAAACTTCAACTGCGCTCTCTGCCAGGAAATTACTAAGGCATGTATACGTGTTGGGGCCATTGACTTTG GTAAGAAGGTGTTGTGGAAGCATAATGTATATGGACTAACTCCTAATATTGGATCTGCACACTGTTTACTG TTATTTGCTAAAAAGCATAATGATGTTAAACTCTTGGTAGACATTATGAATCTGGTGAAGAAGAATGACTTGATCCTGCAGCCGGGAACTGCAGATATAGTCTTCAG CATTTGCTCCCAAACTGATAACTGGGACTTGATATGTAAGTATGGTAAAAGGTTTGTCAAGGCAGGAGTGAAGCTACGAAAGACTTCCTTGGATACTTGGATGGAATTTGCCTCAAAAATAG GAGATGTGGATGCTTTGTGGAAAATTGAGAAGATACGATCAGAAACGATGAAGGAACATACTCTCGCAACTGGAATTTCATGTGCTAAG GGTTTCCTAATTGACCACAAAACTGAAGATGCTGCTGCCGTCATTCAATTACTCAATCAG ACGGTACCCGATTCGAGAAGGCAAAAATTCATGGTTGAACTTCAAAAGCTAGTTGCAGACTGGCCTTTGGAGGTGATAAAGCGACAAAAGGATGAGAGGAGGAAG GAGTTGGCTGCAACACTACAGCATGATATTCCTACCATGCTCAGTGCCTTGTCAAATATGGGCTTGAAGTTGGATGTAAATGTGGACGATCTGACAGGAAAAGAAGCCGTCTTATCTTGA
- the LOC132616737 gene encoding cysteine proteinase 3, whose translation MSRFSLLLVLLAGLFAAALSGPATLSDENPIRQVVSDSFNELDNGILRVVGQTRHALSFARFATRHRKRYESVEEIKQRFQIFSDNLKMIRSHNKKGLSYKLGVNEFTDLTWDEFRRDKLGAAQNCSATTKGNLKLTNDVLPETKDWREAGIVSPVKNQGKCGSCWTFSTTGALEAAYAQAFGKGISLSEQQLVDCAGAFNNFGCNGGLPSQAFEYIKFNGGLDTEEAYPYTGKNGFCKFSQANVGVRVIDSVNITLGAEDELKYAVALVRPVSIAFEVIKGFKQYKSGVYTSTECGNTPMDVNHAVLAVGYGVEDGVPYWLIKNSWGADWGDNGYFKMEMGKNMCGIATCASYPVVA comes from the exons ATGTCACGTTTCTCACTCCTATTAGTTCTCTTAGCCGGCCTTTTCGCCGCCGCACTCTCCGGACCGGCTACCTTGTCCGATGAGAATCCGATCAGACAAGTCGTTTCCGACAGTTTCAATGAACTGGATAACGGAATTCTCCGAGTCGTCGGCCAGACTCGCCATGCTCTTTCCTTTGCCCGCTTTGCTACCAG GCATAGGAAGAGGTACGAGTCTGTTGAGGAGATCAAGCAGAGGTTCCAGATATTTTCGGACAATCTTAAGATGATTCGATCGCATAACAAGAAAGGACTATCATACAAACTCGGTGTCAATG AGTTTACCGACCTAACATGGGATGAGTTTCGAAGAGACAAGTTGGGGGCAGCTCAAAACTGTTCTGCTACCACAAAGGGCAATCTCAAGCTCACTAACGACGTTCTGCCAGAAACG AAAGACTGGAGGGAAGCTGGTATTGTCAGCCCTGTCAAGAATCAGGGCAAGTGCGGATCTTGCTGGACATTCAG CACTACTGGCGCACTAGAGGCAGCATATGCCCAAGCATTTGGGAAGGGAATCTCTCTATCAGAGCAGCAGCTTGTGGACTGTGCTGGTGCTTTTAATAACTTTGGATGCAATGGTGGGCTGCCATCACAAGCCTTTGAGTACATTAAATTCAATGGTGGTCTTGACACTGAAGAAGCATATCCATACACCGGCAAGAATGGCTTTTGTAAATTCTCACAAGCAAATGTTGGTGTCAGAGTTATCGATTCTGTAAATATTACCCTG GGTGCTGAAGATGAATTGAAATACGCGGTTGCATTGGTTAGGCCTGTTAGTATTGCTTTTGAGGTGATAAAAGGTTTCAAACAGTACAAGAGCGGAGTTTACACCAGCACTGAATGCGGCAACACTCCCATG GATGTAAACCATGCCGTTCTTGCAGTGGGATATGGTGTCGAAGATGGTGTACCTTATTGGCTCATCAAGAATTCATGGGGAGCAGATTGGGGTGACAATGGATACTTCAAAATGGAGATGGGAAAGAACATGTGTGGTATTGCAACTTGCGCATCCTATCCTGTCGTTGCCTGA
- the LOC132619704 gene encoding uncharacterized protein LOC132619704 encodes MFFYLTTLSLQKFIKEDVPVLPESTPENERFVVTEAWKHSDFLCQNYILSGLEDDLYNIYSNVGTSKELWDALEKKYKTEDAGLKKFIAAKFLDYKMVDGKSVVTQVQELQVIIHDLLAEGINLINNFVESIQYTITYILFGVGLVISGAFQVAAVIEKLPPSWKDFKNYLKHKRKEMTLEDLIVRLRIEEDNKAAEKKANGRSTIGGAHIVETAPTNLKKEEKGIGTKELSQQKEIQGKLPQLWKNRTQSCRLSCSEEGKEERSS; translated from the coding sequence ATGTTCTTCTATTTAACTACTTTAAGCCTTCAAAAGTTTATTAAGGAGGACGTTCCGGTTCTGCCGGAATCAACACCTGAGAATGAACGTTTTGTTGTAACTGAGGCATGGAAGCACTCAGATTTTTTGTGCCAGAATTATATTCTTAGCGGACTGGAGGATGATCTTTACAACATCTATAGTAATGTGGGAACATCAAAAGAGCTATGGGATGCGttggaaaagaaatataaaacagAAGATGCTGGATTAAAGAAGTTTATCGCTGCCAAGTTTCTGGACTACAAAATGGTAGATGGCAAGTCTGTTGTTACTCAAGTTCAAGAGTTGCAGGTTATCATCCACGATCTCCTCGCTGAAGGTATAAATCTAATTAATAACTTTGTCGAAAGTATTCAGTACACTATTACTTACATATTGTTTGGTGTAGGTTTGGTGATTAGTGGGGCCTTTCAAGTTGCGGCAGTGATAGAGAAGTTGCCTCCTTCATGGAAGGACTTCAAAAATTACTTGAAACACAAGCGAAAGGAGATGACACTGGAAGATCTCATCGTCCGGTTGAgaatcgaggaagataacaaggCAGCGGAGAAGAAGGCAAATGGGAGATCAACCATAGGGGGAGCACATATTGTTGAAACTGCCCCAACTAATctgaaaaaagaggaaaaaggcaTCGGGACCAAGGAATTATCCCAACAAAAAGAAATTCAAGGGAAACTGCCACAATTGTGGAAAAATCGGACACAAAGCTGCAGACTGTCGTGCTCcgaagaaggaaaagaagaaaggTCAAGCTAA